The Castor canadensis chromosome 13, mCasCan1.hap1v2, whole genome shotgun sequence genome has a window encoding:
- the Gas1 gene encoding growth arrest-specific protein 1, protein MVAVLGGGGGGVGTAPRSWLCLMALLQLLGSGLAHGRRLVCWQALLQCQGEPECSYAYAQYAEACAPVLGARGGGDVPGASAAFPASPASAGSAGSAGSSARWRCPSHCISALIQLNHTRRGPALEDCDCAQDESCKSTKRAIEPCLPRTSGGAGGAGGAGGVMGCTEARRRCDRDIRCNLALGRYLTYCGKLFNGLRCTDECRTVIEDMLAVPKAALLNDCVCDGLERPICESVKENMARLCFGAEMGHGPGSSGSDGGLDDYYDEDYEDEPRPGGAGAEPPLDDDDGAPHHARPGTTGGGRGDLPHGPGRRSGSGGSRAAPRGAWTPLASFMLLLLLVSPGPFW, encoded by the coding sequence ATGGTGGCCGTGctaggcggcggcggcggcggtgtgGGGACCGCGCCGCGCTCCTGGCTGTGCCTGATGGCGCTGCTGCAGCTGCTGGGCTCGGGGCTGGCGCACGGCCGCCGCCTGGTCTGCTGGCAGGCGCTGCTGCAGTGCCAGGGGGAGCCGGAGTGCAGCTACGCCTACGCCCAGTACGCGGAGGCGTGCGCGCCGGTCCTGGGCGCGCGCGGCGGGGGCGACGTGCCCGGGGCCTCCGCAGCCTTCCCGGCCTCCCCGGCCTCCGCAGGCTCCGCAGGCTCCGCGGGCTCCTCGGCGCGCTGGCGCTGCCCCAGCCATTGCATCTCCGCCCTGATCCAGCTGAACCACACGCGCCGCGGGCCCGCGCTGGAGGACTGTGACTGCGCACAGGACGAGAGCTGCAAGTCCACCAAGCGCGCCATTGAGCCGTGCCTGCCCAGGACCAGCGGCGGCGCGGGCGGCGCGGGCGGCGCGGGAGGGGTCATGGGCTGCACCGAGGCCAGGCGGCGCTGCGACCGTGACATCCGCTGCAACCTGGCGCTCGGCCGCTACCTGACCTATTGTGGCAAACTCTTCAATGGGCTGCGCTGCACCGACGAGTGCCGCACGGTCATCGAGGACATGCTGGCCGTGCCCAAGGCGGCGCTGCTCAACGACTGCGTGTGCGATGGCCTGGAGAGGCCCATCTGCGAGTCGGTCAAGGAGAACATGGCTCGGCTGTGCTTCGGAGCCGAGATGGGCCACGGCCCGGGTAGCAGTGGCTCGGATGGGGGTCTGGACGATTACTACGACGAGGACTACGAGGACGAGCCGCGCCCTGGGGGTGCGGGAGCAGAGCCACCGCTGGACGACGATGATGGCGCCCCGCACCACGCGCGCCCGGGGACGACAGGGGGTGGCCGCGGAGACCTACCCCACGGGCCGGGCCGCAGGAGCGGCAGCGGTGGCAGCCGCGCTGCGCCCCGAGGTGCCTGGACCCCGCTGGCCTCTttcatgctgctgctgctgctggtgtcgCCTGGGCCATTCTGGTAG